The Leptospira bourretii genomic sequence CCAATGCATGTCCCAGCCGATGGGCACCATTCAAGGCAGATTCCAAAACCCAACGGGTCGCTGAAAAAGGAGTTTTGTCTCTAAAACTTTCTCCCACATGATAGAGGATCGATAAGGCAGTGTTTGGTTCTGCTTTGTTGTCTTTGATTACCGATTGGAAAAAAGTTTTTTTATCTTTCGGGGGATGGCCTTCTTCGATATGACAGAAATCGATTCCCACAAGTCCTTCTCGAATGATAGATTCTTTTTCCATCCAATTTTTCATCCAATCATAATGCCTTTCAAAATTAATATCTCTATGTAGAGACATCACAAGTTTTGATTGGATGGGTTTTCCTTCTTTTTTTGCGGAAGTTTCGCCTTTGGAAAGCCCTTCCAAACAAGCCATTAGTTTGCTATAAAAACTTTCTTTTGGTTCTTCTTTACCAAACATCAAACGATATTCGGCATAACTAATATCATCCAAACTATTGGAAAGAACTACATCATGAGTTACTTCTGTAATTTCTCTTTCATCAAACTTTACTAGTGCGATGATGAGATTGAACTTTGCTTGGAAATGTAAAAAAGGAGCCTTTTCTCGAAAGTGATAGAGTTTGGAAAAATCTTTTATGTCTGCATAATCTTCAAAAAAAGTAGAAGGTCGAATTTTTAACCCATATGCTTTTTCATAAGAATCTAAATAGAGATGCCATCTAGGTTCCGGGTTACTTTTTCCAATTCGATACAAAGTTTCAGGGGGTAAACATCCATAAAGGTGGTTGTGTAGATCGCAATACATATAAGAATGACAAAACTATGCTTCACAAAATTAGACGCATCTTGAAGCCAACTCGATTGAATCAGAAAATTCTTGGATTAGCAATCCCTGTTTTTTTTGGAATGATTAGTTATACAGCCATTATGGTGGCAGATACTGCTATGGTAGGGAAATTAGGTGAGGTTCCTCTTGCCGCAGTTGGATTTGGTGGAATGGTTTATTTTTCCATTTTCGC encodes the following:
- a CDS encoding adenosine deaminase; translation: MYCDLHNHLYGCLPPETLYRIGKSNPEPRWHLYLDSYEKAYGLKIRPSTFFEDYADIKDFSKLYHFREKAPFLHFQAKFNLIIALVKFDEREITEVTHDVVLSNSLDDISYAEYRLMFGKEEPKESFYSKLMACLEGLSKGETSAKKEGKPIQSKLVMSLHRDINFERHYDWMKNWMEKESIIREGLVGIDFCHIEEGHPPKDKKTFFQSVIKDNKAEPNTALSILYHVGESFRDKTPFSATRWVLESALNGAHRLGHALALGIDSDYFLGDERTELVSEAKDQIECELESYDEISSFGPFYPKEELELKRRELKTKPDSELLKIQFDAKQSQYLHTFQNYVMSKIAQTEAVIECCPSSNLYIGMLESHIDHPITRFLQNDVKLTIGSDDPGLFGTTMPEEYGHAHTAGVSEKDLETIREKSFSYRSTKLSGRELD